One Pseudanabaena sp. FACHB-2040 DNA segment encodes these proteins:
- a CDS encoding minor capsid protein, with protein MPDYRKLENLVERYSNAVAGLDADVVERLSDALDASYRNLERELRKIYPEWESMGSLYAAQRRLLLMDQLKPVLAMVRPDQEAEYEALFTEAIRLSHTSGGTLADELVRIVDPGYPLQEFSTIPIEAAALQARDGLQRLRRHDEKFRSKASAIVEQGLLQGWGAAKVAQQLASELGALKSKAETIARTETMSAFNDAAQQRYEKNGIEGVQWLITPNENLCSICVARNGNVYPVGKVRLPAHPRCLCIWLPWSKDWQEMGLIDEAFMRDYHRDNLTKAKGKGIEPDNGPTYWERKAGQQKAPKPLWKPANKAGDAKAEAVAPKPKPKQGSAGEDKGPVVVRPARPKGPEPAVPQQPYQTPAATRRWEDGKRLQPFESAAIFDSNGSLIFEKDGGSFNVEFSDAELRRLRGQILTHNHPPDLLPEAELKNHGYSFSQADILFAIANDLQEMRVVSPGYRFSLLRPEGGWPEWTGRSEAELGKSYQKILNGEIGRLLKEMDEALGKDPDLAKALDRQFNTNATHEAARRFAEQEGLIYKRERWKEQKGD; from the coding sequence AGCATGGGCAGCCTCTATGCTGCTCAGCGTCGCCTACTGCTGATGGATCAACTAAAGCCGGTGCTAGCCATGGTGCGGCCCGACCAAGAAGCTGAGTACGAGGCACTTTTCACCGAGGCCATACGGCTAAGCCACACCAGTGGGGGCACCCTGGCCGATGAGCTGGTGCGCATTGTTGATCCCGGCTACCCGCTGCAAGAGTTTTCGACTATCCCGATTGAGGCTGCGGCATTGCAGGCCCGAGATGGCCTGCAGCGGCTGCGGCGACACGATGAGAAATTTCGTAGCAAGGCCAGTGCGATCGTTGAGCAGGGGCTCTTGCAGGGGTGGGGTGCGGCCAAGGTAGCCCAGCAGCTGGCCAGCGAGCTGGGGGCGCTTAAGAGCAAAGCGGAGACCATTGCTCGCACCGAGACGATGTCGGCTTTTAACGATGCGGCTCAGCAGCGGTACGAGAAGAACGGCATTGAGGGCGTGCAGTGGCTGATTACGCCCAATGAGAACTTGTGCAGTATCTGCGTCGCCCGCAACGGTAACGTGTACCCCGTGGGCAAGGTGCGGCTGCCGGCCCACCCCCGATGCCTCTGCATCTGGCTCCCCTGGTCCAAGGACTGGCAGGAGATGGGCCTCATTGATGAGGCGTTCATGCGAGATTACCACAGGGACAACTTGACCAAGGCCAAGGGAAAGGGCATTGAGCCCGACAACGGCCCTACCTACTGGGAGCGTAAGGCCGGGCAGCAGAAAGCCCCCAAACCCCTATGGAAACCGGCCAACAAGGCTGGCGATGCCAAGGCTGAAGCGGTTGCTCCTAAGCCTAAGCCTAAGCAGGGCAGCGCTGGAGAGGATAAGGGGCCGGTAGTGGTGCGCCCTGCCAGGCCAAAAGGCCCGGAGCCAGCAGTGCCACAGCAGCCCTACCAGACCCCAGCGGCAACGCGCCGGTGGGAAGACGGCAAACGCCTTCAGCCATTTGAATCAGCAGCCATCTTTGACAGCAACGGCAGCCTCATTTTTGAGAAGGACGGTGGCAGCTTTAATGTTGAGTTCAGCGATGCTGAGCTGCGACGGCTGCGAGGGCAGATCCTTACTCACAACCATCCGCCCGACCTGTTGCCGGAGGCAGAACTCAAAAACCACGGCTACAGTTTTAGCCAGGCTGATATTCTGTTTGCGATCGCAAACGATTTACAGGAAATGCGGGTTGTGTCCCCTGGCTACCGCTTCAGCCTGCTGCGGCCTGAGGGTGGATGGCCAGAGTGGACTGGCAGGAGTGAGGCTGAGCTAGGAAAGAGCTACCAGAAGATTTTGAACGGCGAGATAGGGCGGCTACTCAAAGAGATGGACGAGGCCCTAGGGAAAGACCCAGACCTAGCCAAAGCTCTGGATCGCCAGTTCAATACCAATGCCACTCACGAAGCAGCTCGCCGCTTCGCTGAGCAGGAGGGACTAATCTACAAGCGGGAGCGCTGGAAGGAGCAGAAAGGTGACTGA
- a CDS encoding phage virion morphogenesis protein, translating to MIRVKVKSASALKKLATLAEKAKHMDRPLRQGALYKERSTKEQFASETDPDGAAWAPLARSTLRRKKTSSILRETGSTAVSVAMVGPSGLVVRVVVGTGYAIYHQTGTTKMPQRKILGWADKDREKIAKIFERYFSV from the coding sequence GTGATTCGGGTCAAAGTTAAGTCGGCCAGTGCGCTCAAGAAGCTGGCGACTCTGGCTGAAAAGGCCAAGCACATGGATCGGCCCCTGCGGCAGGGTGCGCTTTACAAAGAGCGCTCTACCAAAGAGCAATTTGCTAGTGAAACCGACCCAGATGGGGCCGCCTGGGCACCGCTGGCTCGCAGCACCCTCAGACGGAAGAAAACCAGCTCGATCCTACGCGAAACCGGCTCGACAGCGGTTTCTGTCGCGATGGTCGGCCCTTCTGGGCTGGTGGTGCGCGTTGTGGTGGGGACGGGCTATGCAATCTACCACCAGACGGGTACGACGAAGATGCCTCAGCGCAAAATTCTGGGCTGGGCGGACAAAGACCGAGAAAAAATTGCCAAAATTTTTGAGCGCTACTTTAGCGTCTAA
- a CDS encoding Gp37 family protein codes for MSATLASNGLLDPHREYCDRNPLSKNLMDLSPAEQSIKVRLAPLKQLGLRTLPETAAEAGVVSGNGTLTLQWTSDEPGAATDTMSRMQDCAVNWEIDGRVRGLRNPTQGLIKIRQLLYWLTIGFKPDGCGPLYATGFQFLERENNYWRFKYQMACKSKLIGLGMEEPGDLGVNLREIFFDAVELSDRYGISISEGDLPEPPPII; via the coding sequence TTGAGCGCTACTTTAGCGTCTAACGGCCTGCTCGATCCGCACAGGGAATACTGCGATCGCAACCCTCTGAGCAAAAACCTCATGGATCTCAGCCCTGCAGAACAGTCTATTAAGGTCCGGCTAGCCCCCCTCAAGCAATTGGGCCTGCGCACCCTGCCTGAGACGGCAGCTGAGGCAGGCGTGGTAAGCGGCAATGGAACCCTGACCCTGCAATGGACCTCTGACGAACCCGGCGCGGCCACCGACACAATGAGCCGAATGCAGGACTGCGCGGTCAATTGGGAAATTGACGGGCGTGTGCGTGGCCTGCGTAACCCCACTCAGGGACTGATCAAAATACGGCAGCTGCTCTACTGGCTGACCATTGGCTTTAAGCCAGACGGCTGCGGCCCGCTCTACGCTACGGGGTTTCAGTTTCTTGAGCGTGAGAACAACTACTGGCGGTTCAAATATCAGATGGCCTGCAAGAGCAAGCTGATTGGCCTTGGCATGGAAGAACCCGGCGACCTGGGTGTGAACCTGAGAGAAATCTTCTTCGACGCCGTGGAGTTGAGCGATCGCTACGGCATCAGCATCTCGGAGGGAGACCTGCCAGAACCGCCCCCAATTATCTAG
- a CDS encoding phage tail sheath subtilisin-like domain-containing protein: MVTGFSHGVFTRYVDTVPRPVTVVPSAVIAIVGTAPTYRLAAVDRHLNDPVRVINDVDDAQFGGPKSMGFTIPYALDALRDNGAGTVEIVNVFNANVHKTTAQAVSHTFATTGAMADKLQLQQVTGTAPTQTVVSGTKAEGLTDTFTLTNQAGGTTYAAGTDYTYDAITGIVSRVSGGTIPSGSQVKVTYTYADPSKATSTDVVGAVTNGDRTGLQALKDIYNLRGYRPKIIICPGFSDLTTVAAEMGAIANDLEAYYILDSAVGLTRDEAVAGRAGTSPAANFGTASRRAILAYPRVYDTQEVPQLQPYSQYLAGVMANTDAELGYWWSPSNKPIQGITGVERRLTADFTDPNTDVTALNAAGVTTIYNNFGSGFLVWGNRSALYPSDTTPLNFIAVGRTLDIFHESLQRASLPFVDRPINNALIDAIVETGNGFIREQVILGALLEGSKLFYDKAKNPPTSLAAGRIVFSISMMIPTPAETIIFETTLDINLLGNLGGNS; the protein is encoded by the coding sequence ATGGTTACAGGTTTTTCCCACGGCGTATTTACCCGCTACGTCGATACCGTCCCCCGCCCAGTCACGGTGGTTCCCAGCGCAGTGATTGCGATTGTGGGCACTGCGCCAACCTACCGATTGGCAGCTGTTGACAGGCATTTGAACGACCCAGTGCGCGTGATCAACGACGTTGATGACGCTCAGTTTGGAGGCCCTAAAAGCATGGGCTTCACTATCCCCTATGCTCTCGACGCACTGCGCGACAACGGCGCGGGCACCGTCGAGATTGTCAACGTCTTTAATGCGAACGTCCACAAGACCACGGCCCAGGCCGTGAGCCACACCTTCGCAACCACTGGGGCAATGGCTGACAAGCTGCAGCTGCAGCAGGTAACGGGCACTGCTCCCACCCAGACGGTGGTAAGCGGAACCAAGGCTGAAGGCCTGACGGACACCTTCACCCTCACCAACCAGGCCGGGGGCACGACCTACGCGGCGGGCACCGACTACACGTATGACGCCATCACGGGCATCGTCTCTCGCGTGAGCGGCGGCACTATCCCCAGCGGAAGTCAGGTCAAAGTGACCTACACCTACGCTGACCCATCGAAAGCAACCTCGACTGACGTTGTTGGGGCGGTCACCAATGGCGATCGCACTGGCCTGCAGGCGCTCAAGGATATCTACAACCTGCGTGGCTACCGGCCCAAAATCATTATCTGTCCTGGCTTTAGCGACCTGACCACGGTGGCTGCTGAGATGGGTGCGATCGCAAATGACCTGGAAGCCTACTACATCCTCGACAGCGCGGTGGGCCTCACTCGGGATGAGGCTGTTGCAGGCCGAGCTGGGACATCGCCAGCGGCCAACTTCGGCACGGCATCCCGGCGGGCCATCTTGGCCTACCCCCGCGTCTATGACACGCAAGAGGTGCCTCAGTTACAACCCTATAGCCAGTATCTGGCTGGCGTGATGGCCAACACCGACGCTGAGCTGGGCTACTGGTGGAGCCCTTCTAACAAGCCAATCCAGGGGATTACGGGCGTTGAGCGCCGCCTGACGGCAGATTTTACCGACCCCAATACGGACGTGACAGCCCTCAACGCGGCTGGCGTGACCACCATTTACAACAATTTCGGCAGCGGGTTCCTGGTGTGGGGCAACCGCTCTGCGCTGTACCCCAGCGACACCACGCCGCTCAACTTTATCGCCGTGGGCCGCACGCTGGACATCTTCCACGAGTCGCTGCAGCGGGCCTCGCTCCCGTTTGTAGACCGGCCCATCAACAACGCTCTGATCGATGCGATCGTCGAAACCGGCAATGGTTTCATCCGTGAGCAGGTCATCCTGGGGGCGCTGCTGGAGGGCTCAAAACTGTTTTACGACAAGGCTAAAAACCCGCCCACCTCGCTGGCTGCGGGCCGCATCGTGTTCAGCATCAGCATGATGATCCCGACCCCCGCCGAGACCATCATCTTCGAGACCACGCTCGATATCAACCTGCTCGGCAATCTGGGAGGCAATAGCTAA
- a CDS encoding phage major tail tube protein has translation MSKIYNFDTLAVWLDGVSLAGHINEVELPELEFDMREHESLALRGTSEYPTRMNALECTITWADYTPELARAAANPFKAVNLQMRANFAEYTAGSKTGDVLQVISLTGRFKNNQLGSYSPGEMERESVLAIDYVKEVWNGQVMLEFSVNPPIYRSGPGAPDLFALLRANLGL, from the coding sequence ATGAGCAAAATCTACAACTTCGACACCCTGGCGGTCTGGCTTGACGGTGTTAGCTTGGCAGGCCACATCAATGAGGTTGAGCTGCCGGAACTGGAATTTGACATGCGCGAGCACGAGAGCCTAGCGCTGCGGGGCACTAGCGAGTATCCCACTCGCATGAATGCCCTTGAATGCACCATCACCTGGGCAGACTACACCCCCGAACTGGCCAGGGCAGCAGCCAACCCGTTTAAGGCCGTAAACCTGCAGATGCGAGCCAACTTTGCTGAATACACGGCTGGCAGCAAGACCGGCGATGTGCTCCAGGTGATCAGCCTAACTGGGCGCTTCAAAAACAATCAGCTGGGCTCCTACAGCCCCGGCGAGATGGAGCGCGAGTCAGTCTTGGCCATCGACTACGTGAAAGAGGTCTGGAACGGTCAGGTCATGCTGGAATTCTCTGTCAACCCTCCCATCTACCGCTCTGGCCCCGGGGCTCCTGACCTGTTCGCGCTACTGAGAGCCAACCTGGGTCTCTAG
- a CDS encoding phage tail tape measure protein translates to MSVESLQILLEAVDQASQPIQAVADSIEGLTKLSGDMKSLGQGVSDFGQGMVRNVTLPIVAGLGEAARVAIEFESVMADLNKAYGFEQGTQEAAEGQRVVKKLSMELGRMPTDIAAIGTEAGKLGVKFDQFEDYTRLVTSASVAFDMSAQQAGESIGVITNVLGYMDNQGRVNIEGLGKLGDAINFLADSGATSESAIIGVLQRAGGTTRTFGLASESAAALAASFLNLGYPPEVVGTALNGMLPMLQNATQQTSKFQQTLEDIGLPAAELEKMIKQDAVGAIDTLLQTIADSGDTSVISKMFGTGSDAAMMTSMVQNLELFRKTMGSLDKVEAGSMMDTFAKRSATTAAGLERLRATTYILRNEIGSALLPAINSILGALTPLVQKFATFAEANPQIVKMGIALLLVAAAIGPIAIAIGGVITTLAAIPAALAGWQALMLMFASGGGIAAALGTVKAMIMGVVTSAASLGAILLGVVYGVFALGGALMGVSVSFGTFLQTIKFSLMELPANLAALPAAVGAIFSAMAAAARMAVMNIVITFRMMVTTMSSVWAQVRAVATAGVMSVVAAIRAGASAAVSAVTGMGSAILASIRAIASQAFAAGRNIVTRIADGIRSGIGAVQSAVSSVAAAVRSFLPNSPVPEGPLTILNNLSNNPGTKIVEMLAAGMAGAAGTLGDTMGAVGGGAVGGLNVPVSAGGGSAPVSIVVQVNGVGNAQEAEAIGDSFAQRVRQVLSDVERQKARVSYG, encoded by the coding sequence ATGAGCGTCGAGTCACTGCAAATCTTGCTGGAGGCCGTAGACCAGGCCTCTCAACCGATTCAGGCTGTTGCCGATTCGATTGAGGGGCTAACTAAGCTATCAGGCGACATGAAGTCGCTCGGCCAGGGCGTCTCTGACTTTGGCCAGGGCATGGTCCGCAACGTCACGCTGCCCATTGTGGCGGGCCTGGGCGAAGCGGCGCGGGTGGCGATTGAATTTGAGTCAGTAATGGCCGACCTGAACAAGGCCTACGGCTTTGAGCAGGGCACTCAGGAAGCAGCCGAAGGTCAGCGGGTGGTCAAGAAGCTCAGCATGGAGCTGGGACGAATGCCCACCGACATTGCTGCGATCGGCACCGAGGCCGGTAAGCTCGGCGTCAAATTTGACCAGTTCGAGGACTACACGCGCCTGGTCACCAGTGCGAGCGTGGCCTTTGACATGAGCGCCCAGCAGGCCGGTGAGAGCATTGGCGTGATTACCAACGTGCTCGGCTACATGGATAACCAGGGTCGGGTCAACATTGAGGGCTTGGGCAAGCTCGGCGATGCCATCAACTTCCTGGCTGACAGCGGGGCCACCTCCGAGAGCGCCATCATTGGCGTGCTTCAGCGGGCGGGTGGCACGACCCGAACTTTTGGCCTGGCCAGCGAGTCGGCGGCAGCGCTGGCGGCGAGCTTCCTCAACCTGGGCTACCCCCCTGAGGTGGTGGGGACGGCGCTCAACGGAATGCTGCCAATGCTGCAAAATGCCACCCAGCAGACGAGCAAATTCCAGCAGACCCTAGAGGATATCGGGCTCCCAGCGGCTGAGCTGGAGAAGATGATCAAGCAGGATGCGGTGGGAGCTATCGACACTCTGCTGCAGACCATTGCAGACTCGGGCGACACATCGGTCATCTCTAAGATGTTCGGCACCGGCAGCGATGCGGCCATGATGACCAGCATGGTGCAGAACTTGGAGCTATTCAGAAAGACCATGGGCAGCCTCGACAAGGTGGAGGCGGGCTCGATGATGGACACGTTTGCCAAGCGCAGTGCCACGACAGCGGCTGGACTAGAGCGGCTGCGGGCTACCACCTACATCTTGAGAAATGAGATCGGCTCGGCCCTGCTGCCAGCCATCAACAGCATTTTGGGGGCTTTAACGCCTCTCGTGCAAAAGTTTGCGACCTTTGCAGAAGCCAACCCTCAAATCGTCAAAATGGGCATTGCCCTGCTGCTGGTGGCCGCCGCAATTGGCCCTATTGCGATCGCAATAGGCGGCGTCATAACCACTCTTGCAGCCATCCCAGCGGCTCTAGCAGGCTGGCAGGCGCTGATGCTGATGTTTGCCTCAGGCGGTGGCATAGCGGCGGCTCTGGGGACCGTGAAAGCGATGATCATGGGCGTTGTGACCAGCGCGGCAAGCCTAGGAGCCATCCTGCTTGGGGTGGTCTATGGCGTGTTTGCCCTGGGTGGCGCACTGATGGGCGTGAGCGTGAGCTTCGGCACCTTTCTGCAGACCATCAAGTTTTCGCTGATGGAGCTGCCTGCCAACCTGGCAGCGCTGCCCGCAGCGGTGGGAGCAATCTTCTCTGCGATGGCTGCAGCAGCCCGCATGGCTGTGATGAACATCGTCATCACGTTCAGGATGATGGTCACCACCATGAGCAGCGTGTGGGCCCAGGTGAGGGCGGTGGCCACCGCTGGCGTAATGAGCGTTGTGGCCGCTATTCGCGCCGGAGCATCTGCTGCTGTGAGCGCTGTAACAGGCATGGGCAGTGCAATTCTCGCTAGCATCCGTGCGATCGCATCCCAAGCATTTGCAGCGGGCAGAAACATCGTCACCCGCATCGCAGACGGCATCAGGTCGGGCATTGGGGCGGTGCAATCGGCAGTCAGCTCGGTGGCCGCAGCGGTGCGCTCCTTCCTGCCCAACTCGCCGGTGCCAGAAGGGCCTTTGACCATCCTCAACAACCTCAGCAACAACCCAGGCACCAAAATCGTGGAGATGCTGGCGGCGGGCATGGCCGGAGCAGCTGGCACCCTGGGCGACACAATGGGTGCGGTGGGTGGCGGCGCGGTGGGTGGCCTGAATGTGCCGGTGAGCGCCGGCGGCGGCAGCGCCCCTGTGAGCATCGTCGTGCAGGTGAATGGGGTGGGCAATGCGCAGGAGGCTGAGGCTATTGGCGACAGCTTCGCTCAGCGGGTGCGCCAGGTGTTAAGCGACGTGGAGCGGCAGAAGGCACGAGTCAGCTATGGTTAA
- a CDS encoding phage tail protein encodes MVNSAITPNKRPKAGTQPFGLLGDIEIEVSLAPRKFSYNEGSSFAEHPRIEGTPTLQYTGEELRNLDLAFRFHFGWCNPDEQLKKLQKARRDRKPMLLLIGTGRFKTYYVIEEIKVALTDCLPDGVTLSIEVDVKLVETTDRPKPLSLQSASPFKKRLV; translated from the coding sequence ATGGTTAACAGCGCCATTACCCCTAACAAACGGCCTAAAGCAGGCACCCAACCCTTTGGCCTGCTGGGCGATATCGAGATTGAGGTCAGCCTGGCCCCGCGCAAATTTAGCTACAACGAGGGCAGCAGCTTTGCCGAGCACCCCCGCATTGAGGGCACACCAACCCTCCAATACACGGGGGAGGAGCTGCGCAACCTCGATTTGGCGTTTCGGTTTCACTTTGGCTGGTGCAACCCGGATGAGCAGCTGAAGAAACTGCAGAAAGCCCGGCGCGATCGCAAGCCGATGCTGCTGCTGATTGGCACTGGCAGGTTCAAGACCTACTACGTGATTGAGGAGATCAAAGTTGCGCTGACGGACTGCCTGCCCGACGGCGTGACCCTCTCGATTGAGGTTGATGTAAAGCTGGTCGAGACGACTGATCGGCCTAAGCCGCTGAGCTTGCAGTCCGCCAGCCCCTTCAAGAAGAGGTTGGTCTGA
- a CDS encoding tail protein X, which translates to MEFTAYQTLQGQRWDAIAQAVYGSPYAYEGIIFANPQYRHLLQLPGGVVLRIPVVAQTEPTIPKELLPPWKR; encoded by the coding sequence ATGGAATTCACGGCATATCAGACTCTGCAGGGGCAACGGTGGGACGCGATCGCTCAGGCGGTCTACGGCTCACCCTATGCCTATGAGGGCATCATTTTCGCTAATCCCCAGTACCGGCACCTGCTACAGCTGCCGGGGGGCGTGGTGCTGCGCATTCCGGTGGTGGCTCAGACCGAGCCGACGATTCCCAAGGAACTGCTGCCGCCGTGGAAGCGCTAG
- a CDS encoding Rad52/Rad22 family DNA repair protein, translating into MKLTEVLPKLTAKLPPEVHRIRKLPGGGQWVFIPWRSLLAYLDQICPEDWAIAFSDPIFLVHEDKRFCVIRCTLTICGVPRQAPGSAEHELISRDGNDMAQGDPIERATADAIRSACELFGIGVYLHQQRDRQWQQKLIAWVRQAQGTA; encoded by the coding sequence ATGAAACTCACTGAAGTCCTGCCTAAGCTCACTGCCAAGCTGCCTCCAGAGGTTCACCGGATTCGCAAGCTGCCCGGTGGCGGGCAGTGGGTCTTCATCCCTTGGAGGAGCCTGCTGGCCTACCTTGACCAGATTTGCCCCGAAGACTGGGCGATCGCATTTTCAGACCCCATCTTCCTGGTGCATGAAGACAAGCGGTTTTGCGTGATCCGCTGCACCCTAACCATCTGCGGAGTGCCCCGCCAGGCCCCAGGTTCAGCCGAGCACGAGCTGATCAGCAGAGACGGCAACGACATGGCCCAGGGTGACCCCATCGAACGGGCCACCGCCGACGCTATTCGCTCAGCCTGCGAGCTGTTTGGCATCGGCGTCTACCTGCACCAGCAGAGAGACCGCCAGTGGCAGCAAAAGCTGATCGCCTGGGTGCGCCAGGCCCAAGGAACTGCCTAG